Proteins encoded within one genomic window of bacterium:
- a CDS encoding GIY-YIG nuclease family protein, translated as MRGVYLLQILIRKPISIRIGSLGKLKFSEGKYIYVGSAQTGLENRVARHLRHRKKKFWHIDYLLNNPNVSVDRILCKEAHKEEECKTATLLSKYGKSVPGFGSSDCKCESHLFILKSNFSNNMLSRHGFCNLT; from the coding sequence ATGAGAGGAGTTTATCTTTTGCAGATATTAATTCGTAAACCTATCTCAATCCGTATCGGCTCTTTAGGTAAACTTAAGTTTAGTGAAGGTAAATACATTTATGTAGGGTCTGCTCAAACTGGACTTGAGAATAGAGTTGCAAGACATCTTAGACACAGAAAAAAGAAGTTTTGGCATATTGATTATTTATTGAATAATCCTAATGTAAGTGTAGATAGAATTTTATGTAAAGAGGCTCATAAGGAAGAGGAATGCAAAACTGCTACTCTTTTATCAAAGTACGGAAAGAGCGTCCCGGGATTTGGTAGCTCTGATTGTAAATGCGAGAGTCACCTCTTTATACTCAAAAGCAATTTCTCAAATAATATGCTTAGTAGGCACGGATTTTGCAACTTGACATGA
- the rpsF gene encoding 30S ribosomal protein S6 — MMRYENLVIFKSEIGETGINKEVEKFVGIIEKGGKSINVDRWGLRQLAYPIRKKESGYYVLFEFEADGKVLSELGHTLKLDEDVLRYCIMRKGD; from the coding sequence ATGATGAGATACGAAAATCTTGTAATTTTTAAATCAGAGATTGGTGAAACAGGTATAAATAAGGAGGTAGAAAAGTTTGTAGGGATTATAGAAAAAGGGGGTAAATCCATAAATGTTGATAGGTGGGGTTTAAGGCAGCTAGCTTATCCGATACGCAAAAAAGAGAGTGGCTATTATGTGTTATTTGAATTTGAGGCAGATGGTAAGGTTTTGTCTGAGTTAGGACATACACTTAAGTTAGATGAAGATGTATTGAGATACTGTATTATGAGGAAGGGAGACTAA
- the ssb gene encoding single-stranded DNA-binding protein — MAEYKVPQINRVHITGHLTADPDLRYTPDGQPICNFQIASNRRYMDKKTSEWQETTTFIRVVSWGKTAERMGERLRKGSAVYVEGRLQSRAWETPDGQKRSVIEIAALRVQDLSKLPGEKEEISEEAISEVEDKGDEEERKGEKGELPF, encoded by the coding sequence ATGGCAGAATATAAAGTGCCACAAATAAATAGAGTCCACATAACAGGACACCTTACAGCAGACCCTGATCTTAGGTATACCCCAGATGGTCAGCCTATATGCAACTTTCAAATTGCATCCAATCGTAGGTATATGGATAAAAAAACTAGTGAATGGCAAGAGACGACCACTTTTATAAGGGTAGTATCTTGGGGTAAAACTGCAGAGCGAATGGGCGAAAGGCTTCGTAAAGGGAGCGCTGTCTATGTTGAAGGAAGACTCCAAAGTAGAGCATGGGAAACTCCTGATGGGCAAAAAAGGAGTGTCATAGAGATTGCTGCTTTAAGAGTTCAAGACCTAAGTAAATTACCGGGTGAGAAAGAGGAAATATCTGAAGAAGCGATATCTGAAGTGGAGGATAAAGGAGATGAAGAAGAGAGAAAAGGAGAAAAAGGAGAGCTTCCGTTCTGA
- the rpsR gene encoding 30S ribosomal protein S18 has protein sequence MKKREKEKKESFRSEAPTVRGKKYCFFCTQESNVDYKDIERLKKYVTESGKIFPRRLTGTCAKHQRLLARAIKRARIMALLPFLRRD, from the coding sequence ATGAAGAAGAGAGAAAAGGAGAAAAAGGAGAGCTTCCGTTCTGAAGCTCCAACTGTTAGAGGAAAAAAATATTGTTTTTTTTGTACTCAGGAAAGTAATGTAGATTATAAGGATATTGAACGTTTGAAAAAATATGTTACTGAAAGCGGCAAGATTTTTCCAAGAAGGCTAACAGGTACCTGTGCCAAACATCAACGCCTACTTGCACGTGCAATAAAGCGGGCTAGAATTATGGCTCTTCTACCGTTTTTAAGAAGGGATTAA
- a CDS encoding C25 family cysteine peptidase, translated as MRYSVLILWLILSTRLSAGEIQHTVTFNRSDFIFKKFKGYDILELKNCGTTTEIGYPMLPEFSCRILIPAGATVTKIEVISKVSSAIPGEYKICPAQPPQPFLFERAIEWVEPEETVYSLSTPYPAELVKHSHTGSLGGYRIAGFLVYPIQYIPRDKKLIFTSKIVFQITYENRVNFVPQKTLKEKAIFGDIVKKLVLNPYAVETFSPPTTLGLPSGVLPFDTVEYVVITADSFVQIFEQLTDWKTKKGVQAKVVSLNFIYDNYKGTDNAEKIRNFIIDANSTWGTIWFLLGGQCDREWGQEVIPRRDVWYKRTAEYPVDKDTIPSDLYFSDLDGTWNADGDTVWGEKEDAVDLYSDVFVGRAPVRTKTQVTTFINKVLTYEQNPPPNYLKKALLPATYLFDEPEYWGDLVNNAIADITPYGWEDAKLYESNGTLSRAILIDSLNAGFGFVHYAAHGRPDGVGSPILDYILSSDDVDNLTNESKLGIHNSIACYIGAVDWVPGGDCFAEHLLNKDGGAVAVIMNSRTGVGRPSVGMYYSELLDTSFYHETFRSTYLYHDHIGVAHAVSKDCYVSWTTWEDRWPWCIYELNLFGDPELPMWTDEPKNLIVEHDSVIWTRQTSFKIRVTDNGTSVESALVCVMKGEDSVYVRGYTNPNGVAILSLLPPPTTYGTLSVTCTAHNFLPYIGTARVVSSWKITINPDTVQVNTLTPVEITISDTLNQGVRDVEIRILGLGVSEFDTTNIAGQCIININAGYGEVLKCNGRKIGESWDLLKDSIRVVGGMELISPDLTSQVTEIGLVDTIARYCEGTITGSCENSGFTLFAKGSGVDTSVYTNETSADLSIVPTQLGTLCSYIAKTGYRVYKETFPVIRVFGRLVGTVADVETQNPIEGVVIKAYESGIDTSLVHPVFIDTSDVNGNYSSKDSIPVNKYDIYTMKFCYLPFFATHITKYNVDTFNIQLQPAPPGLVYGTVTDSTGLSLSAAIKVCHTDNMELYETVYTDATGFYEVVLPYFTYKFYVFSPYHSVASRDVIVDSDSLELNFVMAGTPSILVINDDDGTQIPFRKETGQSLIASELHKSHMKKIELKKLYVTNKSKAGESASRIAALLTEFGYNVKQEQSSTTDPVTWENYNFIVWSDGDDISPLGNTTLRDLLKRYVRSGKILLIEGGELGYNMCLSDFDFARTVLHIDAWYTDDAGSLILQNTSHQLATYPNTLPNTIPVFYSNSGDEDALHLLEGATLIYGTEDYNNAAGILVHEPTPPGGQIVFYAFNFMAIDSATGAKLLENTVHYLLTQVGVELTQKPPNLFELCLPFPNPFTKKTVIKYRIPEVKNQKPEIRLQIYDICGRVVRTFPISNFQFPISNFQFYNLGWL; from the coding sequence ATGAGATATAGTGTACTAATTTTATGGCTGATTTTATCAACTCGTTTAAGTGCAGGCGAAATCCAGCATACGGTTACTTTTAACAGAAGCGACTTCATTTTTAAAAAGTTCAAAGGATACGACATACTCGAACTTAAGAATTGCGGCACTACAACTGAAATAGGTTATCCTATGCTACCCGAATTTTCTTGTCGAATCCTTATTCCTGCAGGAGCAACTGTTACAAAGATTGAAGTAATATCCAAAGTTAGCAGTGCTATTCCGGGTGAGTATAAAATCTGCCCAGCTCAACCACCTCAACCTTTCTTATTTGAAAGAGCTATTGAATGGGTAGAACCTGAGGAAACTGTGTATTCTCTTTCAACTCCTTATCCAGCTGAGTTAGTTAAACATTCACATACAGGGTCACTTGGTGGATATAGGATTGCAGGCTTTTTAGTTTATCCTATCCAATACATTCCGAGAGATAAGAAATTAATTTTTACCTCAAAAATTGTATTCCAAATCACCTATGAAAATAGAGTAAATTTTGTACCCCAAAAAACACTAAAAGAGAAGGCTATTTTTGGAGATATAGTAAAAAAGCTTGTGCTAAATCCATATGCAGTTGAAACTTTTAGTCCTCCTACGACATTAGGTCTTCCTTCAGGAGTATTACCTTTTGACACAGTTGAGTATGTGGTAATAACAGCTGATTCATTTGTCCAAATATTTGAGCAACTTACGGATTGGAAGACTAAAAAAGGAGTGCAAGCAAAGGTTGTATCTCTTAATTTTATCTATGATAATTACAAAGGTACAGATAATGCTGAAAAGATAAGGAACTTTATCATTGATGCAAACTCAACTTGGGGCACTATTTGGTTTTTACTTGGTGGTCAATGTGACCGTGAATGGGGCCAAGAGGTTATACCGAGGCGAGATGTATGGTACAAACGCACTGCAGAGTATCCTGTTGATAAGGATACTATTCCAAGTGACTTGTATTTTTCAGATTTGGATGGCACTTGGAATGCAGATGGTGATACAGTATGGGGAGAAAAGGAGGACGCCGTAGATTTGTACTCAGATGTATTTGTGGGACGTGCACCTGTACGTACTAAAACTCAAGTTACTACATTTATAAACAAAGTCCTAACATATGAGCAAAACCCGCCCCCTAATTATCTTAAAAAGGCTTTATTACCTGCAACATATCTATTCGATGAGCCTGAGTATTGGGGCGATCTCGTAAACAACGCTATTGCAGACATAACACCATACGGGTGGGAGGATGCAAAATTATATGAGTCAAATGGGACACTGAGTAGAGCAATATTGATAGATTCACTAAATGCAGGATTTGGCTTCGTCCATTATGCTGCACATGGGCGTCCGGATGGAGTAGGTAGTCCCATCCTTGACTATATACTAAGTTCAGATGATGTTGATAATCTCACTAACGAAAGTAAACTTGGTATTCATAATTCAATCGCCTGTTATATAGGCGCAGTAGACTGGGTACCGGGTGGTGATTGTTTTGCAGAGCATTTACTAAATAAAGATGGTGGTGCAGTAGCTGTGATTATGAATTCAAGAACAGGAGTAGGTAGGCCTTCAGTTGGTATGTATTATTCAGAGTTGCTTGATACATCGTTCTACCATGAGACTTTTCGTAGTACATACTTATATCATGACCATATAGGAGTGGCTCATGCTGTATCCAAAGACTGTTACGTTTCATGGACTACTTGGGAAGACCGTTGGCCCTGGTGTATTTATGAGCTCAATCTATTTGGTGACCCCGAGCTTCCAATGTGGACAGATGAGCCGAAGAACTTAATTGTTGAGCATGATTCTGTAATATGGACGAGACAAACAAGTTTTAAAATTAGAGTTACAGATAATGGGACTTCTGTTGAGAGTGCACTGGTCTGTGTAATGAAAGGAGAAGATAGTGTTTATGTACGAGGTTATACTAATCCAAATGGTGTTGCTATACTATCACTATTACCGCCACCTACCACTTATGGAACTCTATCAGTGACTTGTACAGCCCATAACTTCTTACCTTATATAGGAACTGCTCGTGTAGTGAGTTCATGGAAGATAACCATCAATCCTGACACTGTCCAAGTAAATACTTTAACTCCTGTTGAAATCACAATCTCCGATACTCTTAACCAAGGTGTTCGTGATGTTGAGATAAGAATTTTAGGACTCGGCGTATCGGAATTTGATACCACAAATATTGCTGGACAGTGTATAATAAATATTAATGCAGGGTATGGAGAGGTGTTAAAATGTAATGGCCGTAAGATAGGTGAAAGTTGGGATTTGCTTAAAGACTCAATACGGGTAGTCGGTGGTATGGAGCTAATTTCACCAGATTTGACATCACAAGTCACAGAAATAGGCCTTGTAGATACTATAGCTCGTTATTGTGAAGGAACTATTACTGGAAGTTGCGAAAATTCTGGTTTTACTTTATTTGCTAAAGGGAGTGGGGTTGACACCTCAGTTTATACCAATGAGACATCGGCAGATTTAAGTATAGTGCCTACCCAATTGGGTACTTTATGTAGTTACATTGCTAAGACTGGTTATAGAGTATATAAGGAAACTTTTCCTGTAATACGGGTGTTTGGAAGATTAGTTGGGACTGTAGCTGATGTAGAGACACAAAATCCTATTGAAGGGGTGGTAATTAAAGCTTATGAATCAGGTATAGACACATCGTTAGTCCACCCAGTTTTTATTGACACCTCCGATGTGAATGGGAATTATTCAAGTAAGGACTCAATCCCAGTAAACAAATATGATATCTACACTATGAAATTTTGCTATCTACCTTTTTTTGCTACTCATATTACTAAGTACAATGTAGATACTTTTAATATACAACTCCAACCTGCCCCACCCGGTCTTGTCTATGGAACAGTAACTGATTCAACAGGGCTTTCTTTGAGCGCTGCTATAAAAGTTTGTCATACAGATAATATGGAGCTCTACGAAACTGTCTACACTGATGCTACTGGGTTCTATGAGGTTGTCCTCCCTTATTTTACTTATAAATTCTATGTCTTCTCTCCTTATCACTCTGTAGCCTCTCGTGATGTAATTGTTGACAGTGACAGTTTAGAGTTAAATTTTGTTATGGCTGGCACTCCCAGTATTCTTGTTATTAATGATGACGATGGAACTCAAATCCCGTTCCGTAAGGAAACGGGACAAAGCCTGATAGCCTCGGAACTGCACAAATCTCATATGAAAAAGATAGAGTTAAAGAAGTTATATGTTACCAACAAAAGTAAAGCTGGTGAGTCAGCTTCAAGGATAGCTGCTCTGCTTACAGAATTTGGTTACAATGTGAAACAAGAGCAATCTTCAACTACAGATCCAGTTACTTGGGAGAACTACAACTTCATTGTCTGGAGTGATGGGGATGACATCTCACCACTTGGTAATACTACTCTTCGGGACCTATTAAAAAGATATGTGCGCTCGGGCAAAATATTGCTTATTGAAGGTGGGGAGCTTGGATACAACATGTGCTTATCTGACTTTGATTTTGCAAGAACAGTACTACATATAGATGCATGGTATACTGATGATGCTGGTTCGCTTATCTTACAGAATACTTCGCATCAGTTAGCTACTTACCCAAATACTTTACCAAATACTATACCAGTATTTTATAGTAATTCTGGTGATGAGGATGCACTTCATTTATTAGAGGGTGCAACTCTTATCTATGGGACAGAGGATTATAATAATGCTGCAGGAATATTAGTTCATGAACCTACTCCACCCGGAGGTCAGATTGTATTTTATGCTTTTAATTTTATGGCTATTGATAGTGCAACTGGGGCGAAGTTACTCGAAAATACAGTGCATTATCTTTTGACTCAAGTAGGAGTTGAATTAACCCAGAAGCCACCAAATCTTTTTGAACTCTGTTTACCATTCCCAAATCCATTTACTAAAAAGACGGTTATTAAATATCGGATACCAGAAGTCAAAAATCAGAAACCGGAAATCAGATTACAGATTTACGACATCTGTGGTAGAGTAGTTCGTACATTTCCAATTTCCAATTTCCAATTCCCAATTTCCAATTTCCAATTCTATAATCTGGGATGGTTGTGA
- a CDS encoding sulfite exporter TauE/SafE family protein — MGITLGWGPCLSFCSPILVSYIAGTQRGWLSGLWNILVFSFVRVSAYIILAGIAASIGQLVVRNYYESAFGRLLYPIVGIVIVILGILIILNKSPNFQFCSKFIKNTLQNNLKGVIILGLLIGFSPCIPLFGVLTYIAFEAKTLLQAIFYGSCFGAGTILTPLIPIGILAGGIPSIILRKPKVLDIFIRICGAILVYFGIKLIIR, encoded by the coding sequence ATGGGCATTACATTAGGGTGGGGACCCTGTCTTTCTTTTTGTAGCCCTATACTTGTATCCTACATTGCAGGTACACAGAGGGGGTGGCTTAGTGGGTTATGGAACATTTTAGTCTTCTCTTTTGTAAGAGTATCTGCATATATAATACTTGCTGGCATAGCAGCCTCTATTGGACAGCTTGTTGTAAGGAACTATTATGAGAGTGCATTTGGCAGGCTTCTATACCCTATAGTTGGAATCGTCATTGTAATATTAGGGATACTTATTATTCTTAATAAGAGTCCTAATTTTCAATTTTGTAGTAAATTTATAAAAAATACTCTTCAAAATAATTTGAAGGGTGTAATTATCTTAGGCCTACTTATTGGGTTCTCACCTTGTATCCCATTATTTGGTGTTCTCACCTACATTGCATTTGAGGCAAAAACTCTGTTACAGGCTATTTTTTATGGTAGCTGTTTTGGGGCAGGTACTATACTTACTCCATTAATACCAATCGGAATTTTGGCAGGTGGTATTCCATCTATTATATTGAGGAAGCCCAAAGTCTTAGATATCTTCATCCGTATATGTGGCGCTATCTTGGTTTATTTTGGGATAAAACTGATAATTAGATAG
- the rplI gene encoding 50S ribosomal protein L9 — protein MKIILLEDVERIGKRGDVVDVKPGYGRNYLIPKKLAFLHTDSNLRRFEEFKKIIELRNSRERRVALKLKEELESLSLTFPVQAGEDGKLFGAVTNIDIEGLLAKEGYKIDRKNVILEDPIKELGVYSIRILLHPEVEGTVKLWVVSK, from the coding sequence ATGAAAATTATTTTACTTGAAGATGTTGAGAGGATAGGTAAAAGGGGTGATGTTGTGGATGTAAAACCGGGCTATGGAAGGAATTATCTTATCCCTAAAAAACTTGCTTTCCTACATACTGATTCAAATTTACGTAGATTTGAAGAATTCAAAAAAATAATAGAGCTGAGGAATAGCAGGGAAAGGAGGGTCGCATTAAAATTAAAGGAAGAACTTGAATCTCTTTCATTAACTTTTCCTGTCCAAGCAGGAGAGGATGGTAAACTATTTGGTGCAGTCACAAATATTGATATAGAAGGACTCCTTGCTAAAGAAGGGTATAAAATTGACAGAAAAAATGTAATCCTTGAAGACCCAATAAAGGAGCTTGGTGTCTACTCTATAAGAATCTTACTCCATCCAGAAGTAGAGGGGACTGTAAAACTTTGGGTAGTAAGCAAATGA
- a CDS encoding sodium:solute symporter family protein encodes MFGYLLITLVIGILGHKFTKKTLSDYFLANRGVGKIALFFTMAATNFSAFCIFGFSGAGYRIGYAYYPIMSFGTGFMALTFFLIGARVWAISKKYGIITPPEYIGVRFNNTPLRLIYLAVMIIFTIPYLAIQPIGAGYALKELLGIPYFWGATLITVFMIAYVFLGGMRGDVWSDILQGTIMLTFMIIILSMVARALGGFSSANLNVFRSNAELFSRPGFNTALPIKIWFSYMILWFFCDPMFPQLFQRFFTAKDENALKTTMTLYPIITGILFFLPVSIGVLGHIVFPGLVGEAADKILPMMVNELLPGWLGAVVITGGLAALMSTADSQLLTLSSMFTRDIYEVILKRKQEKDVRVGKAAVIVLASLGLLFAYKPPATILEIATEAFTGLAVLFPITLASLYFRRVNPWAGLVSILVGEGLVIISHFNLLPTFGLLPVIPIIIISTLILAIGSFLFPYKVNVDGYLHYPTNSSSWIWLIIFGIIFILSCDFWAWRSSQPILFGLPWWICYFFGLNILLVIAMSIFAKLFWKQG; translated from the coding sequence ATGTTTGGTTATCTTTTAATCACTTTAGTTATCGGTATTTTGGGGCATAAATTTACTAAAAAGACACTATCAGATTATTTCCTTGCTAATAGGGGTGTGGGCAAGATAGCTTTATTCTTTACTATGGCAGCAACTAATTTCAGTGCCTTCTGTATATTTGGTTTCTCAGGTGCCGGTTATAGGATAGGATACGCATATTATCCTATTATGAGTTTTGGTACAGGTTTTATGGCACTTACTTTCTTTTTAATTGGCGCACGTGTTTGGGCTATAAGTAAAAAGTATGGAATTATAACTCCACCAGAATATATAGGCGTTAGATTTAATAACACTCCACTTAGGCTTATATATTTGGCAGTTATGATTATATTCACTATCCCTTATCTTGCAATTCAGCCAATAGGAGCTGGCTACGCATTAAAAGAATTGTTAGGAATACCGTATTTTTGGGGAGCGACCTTGATTACTGTGTTTATGATAGCATATGTTTTTTTAGGCGGTATGCGCGGTGATGTCTGGTCCGATATTTTACAGGGAACTATAATGTTAACTTTTATGATTATTATTCTTTCTATGGTTGCTCGTGCATTAGGAGGGTTTAGCAGTGCAAACTTAAATGTATTTCGGTCTAATGCGGAACTTTTCTCAAGACCAGGCTTCAACACTGCCTTGCCTATAAAGATTTGGTTCTCTTACATGATACTATGGTTTTTCTGTGACCCTATGTTTCCACAATTGTTTCAACGCTTCTTTACTGCTAAAGACGAAAATGCACTCAAGACTACAATGACTTTATACCCTATAATTACAGGAATTCTATTCTTTTTACCAGTCTCAATTGGTGTATTAGGGCATATTGTATTCCCAGGGCTTGTGGGTGAGGCAGCTGACAAAATCTTACCTATGATGGTAAATGAGTTACTGCCGGGCTGGCTTGGTGCAGTTGTCATTACTGGTGGACTTGCCGCCCTTATGTCAACTGCAGATTCACAACTTTTGACCCTTAGTTCAATGTTTACACGTGATATATACGAAGTTATTTTAAAGAGAAAACAAGAAAAAGATGTACGGGTTGGTAAGGCTGCTGTCATTGTGCTTGCCAGTTTGGGTCTACTTTTCGCTTATAAGCCACCTGCCACTATTTTAGAAATTGCGACAGAGGCATTTACTGGGTTAGCAGTATTATTTCCTATCACACTTGCATCACTATATTTTAGAAGAGTAAACCCTTGGGCTGGTCTTGTTTCAATATTAGTAGGAGAGGGGCTTGTTATTATTTCGCATTTCAACCTTTTGCCTACATTTGGGCTCCTACCAGTTATACCTATTATTATAATCTCAACCTTAATCTTAGCTATTGGGAGTTTCTTATTTCCTTATAAAGTAAATGTAGACGGTTATTTACATTATCCTACCAACTCAAGTAGTTGGATTTGGTTAATTATTTTTGGTATAATATTTATTCTTTCGTGTGATTTTTGGGCCTGGCGTTCATCTCAACCAATCCTCTTTGGTCTACCATGGTGGATTTGTTACTTCTTTGGGTTAAATATCTTACTTGTCATAGCTATGTCAATATTTGCAAAGTTATTCTGGAAACAGGGATGA
- a CDS encoding bifunctional nuclease family protein has translation MIRAEVSGLAYDSMSKMPVVFLKEIDGERILPIWIGFHEASAIAMVREHISPRRPLTHDLIKNIVDGLDASVIKIIVNEIQDGTYYARIYLGRGNSIVEIDARPSDSIAIALRSSAPIYIAEEVLEKGGAFTLKESKDLKHHFQELKPEDFGKFNL, from the coding sequence ATGATTAGAGCGGAAGTTTCTGGGTTAGCATATGATAGTATGAGTAAGATGCCTGTTGTCTTTTTAAAAGAGATAGATGGTGAAAGGATACTCCCTATATGGATTGGCTTCCATGAGGCATCTGCAATTGCGATGGTGCGTGAGCATATATCACCGAGGAGACCACTTACACATGATCTTATAAAGAACATCGTAGATGGACTTGATGCCAGTGTAATTAAGATAATAGTGAACGAGATACAAGATGGCACCTATTATGCGAGAATTTATTTGGGGCGAGGTAATTCTATAGTAGAAATTGATGCCAGACCAAGTGACTCTATCGCTATAGCTCTCAGGAGTTCTGCCCCTATTTACATTGCTGAAGAAGTATTAGAGAAAGGAGGGGCATTTACACTCAAGGAAAGTAAGGATTTAAAGCATCATTTCCAAGAACTTAAACCAGAAGACTTCGGTAAATTTAATTTATGA